The following are encoded together in the Pseudomonadota bacterium genome:
- a CDS encoding HAMP domain-containing protein — protein MKLTIFTRLIIGYLAIIVLIIGLGVYAFFRLNQVNQIINSIISVDDASTDITTELKDYLLTQLEFEEKFFVLKDQDFYMHFWKSEKYFPEAIGKLNKITDTSYKRSLVNAANIAYNMYLSLFRDEAKSSLLSQDYNEESYIIYKGKREKLVANIDRNLKELVRTVERDRLKKTRAASKISIQVIKVTTATVAIAVLMVIVITIINTRSINRPILLLKEKTKEVAKGRYPKTLAISSPPEIGELTTAFDAMCERLKELDDLKIDFISHISHKLRTPLTAIQEASAMLLEGVFADMPEKQHQLFMIIKDECKRLIDEVNRILDLSRMEAKMMDYHFEVTDILPIVKMNVLKLSPLAQKRGIEFTTNLTNELSPANIDQDRIIQVVEELLGNALKFTPEKGKIIISALINNKGMIEISVTDTGYGIPEKELELVFEKFKRIESGRASERGSGLGLSIAKHIITVHGGQIWAESKHGKGSTFSFTLPALS, from the coding sequence ATGAAGCTTACTATCTTTACAAGGCTTATAATCGGCTATCTTGCAATTATAGTTTTAATTATTGGCCTGGGAGTATATGCCTTTTTCAGACTCAACCAAGTTAATCAAATTATTAATTCTATTATTTCAGTTGATGATGCCTCAACAGATATTACCACAGAGCTCAAAGACTATTTGCTTACCCAACTGGAATTTGAAGAAAAATTTTTCGTTTTAAAAGATCAGGATTTCTATATGCATTTTTGGAAGTCAGAAAAATATTTCCCGGAAGCTATAGGAAAATTAAATAAAATTACTGACACATCTTATAAAAGGAGTTTGGTAAACGCTGCTAATATTGCATATAATATGTACCTCTCTTTATTCAGGGATGAAGCTAAATCATCCTTGCTTAGCCAGGATTATAACGAAGAAAGCTATATAATTTATAAAGGAAAAAGAGAGAAACTAGTAGCCAATATAGATCGAAATCTAAAAGAACTTGTCAGGACAGTAGAACGGGACAGATTGAAGAAAACCCGGGCAGCCAGCAAAATAAGCATTCAAGTTATAAAAGTTACTACTGCTACTGTAGCAATTGCTGTATTGATGGTAATTGTTATTACTATTATAAACACAAGAAGTATTAACCGACCGATACTTCTTTTGAAAGAAAAAACAAAGGAGGTTGCAAAAGGCAGATATCCTAAAACGCTGGCTATTTCTTCTCCTCCTGAAATAGGAGAACTTACTACAGCATTTGATGCTATGTGCGAACGTCTTAAAGAGCTGGATGATTTGAAGATTGACTTTATAAGCCATATATCCCATAAATTGCGTACTCCTCTTACTGCAATACAGGAAGCTTCAGCTATGTTGCTGGAAGGAGTTTTTGCAGACATGCCCGAAAAACAGCATCAACTCTTCATGATTATAAAAGACGAGTGCAAGAGGCTTATAGATGAAGTTAATAGAATCCTCGATCTTTCCCGCATGGAGGCAAAGATGATGGATTATCATTTCGAAGTCACAGATATTCTTCCAATCGTAAAGATGAACGTCTTAAAATTATCGCCTCTTGCGCAAAAAAGGGGTATTGAATTTACAACAAATCTTACAAATGAGTTGTCACCTGCAAATATTGATCAGGATAGGATAATCCAGGTTGTTGAGGAGTTACTTGGAAATGCCCTGAAATTTACGCCTGAAAAAGGAAAGATAATCATTTCTGCTTTAATAAATAATAAAGGGATGATCGAAATCTCAGTTACAGATACCGGTTATGGAATTCCGGAAAAGGAGCTTGAACTGGTTTTTGAAAAATTCAAACGAATTGAAAGTGGAAGGGCATCTGAAAGAGGATCCGGCCTGGGACTTTCTATTGCAAAGCACATTATAACTGTTCATGGAGGACAAATATGGGCCGAAAGCAAACATGGAAAAGGAAGCACCTTTTCTTTTACCTTACCTGCATTATCATAG
- a CDS encoding tetratricopeptide repeat protein, translating into MATGDYKQALGKYQQLLKEDPQITDVALFQMGLIYAHPKNPDKDYKKSLQYFKRVIKEFPENNLKLQAQTYASLLNQIMEQNIKNGKQRAEIISLIEKCTILKKDNQEKDKRSNELQHQIEKLKEIDLNIQRKKRAVNHK; encoded by the coding sequence ATGGCGACAGGTGATTATAAACAAGCTCTGGGTAAGTATCAACAGCTATTAAAAGAAGACCCTCAAATTACAGATGTTGCACTTTTTCAGATGGGTTTAATCTATGCTCACCCAAAAAATCCTGATAAAGATTATAAAAAATCATTACAATATTTCAAAAGAGTAATAAAAGAATTTCCGGAAAACAATCTGAAGCTTCAAGCTCAAACATATGCATCACTTTTAAATCAAATTATGGAACAAAATATAAAAAATGGCAAACAGCGTGCAGAAATAATAAGTTTAATAGAAAAATGTACTATTCTAAAAAAAGATAACCAGGAAAAGGATAAGAGATCAAATGAATTACAACACCAGATAGAAAAATTAAAAGAGATCGATTTAAACATCCAGAGAAAAAAAAGAGCCGTTAATCATAAATGA